In the Pseudodesulfovibrio senegalensis genome, one interval contains:
- the gcvT gene encoding glycine cleavage system aminomethyltransferase GcvT: protein MENLSSTPLTQWHRDNGAKMAPFAGFDMPVQYKGIMVEHKHTRSKAGIFDISHMGEFRLSGQGARNALNKIVTHDLETLAPGKCRYGFMLNKSGGILDDLIIYCLAEDSYMLVVNGACRENDFNWISKHLPGDLTFDDVSDGIAKIDVQGPESLDVLNDVMGRDNNHLKYFNFEETEWNGFQLIVSRTGYTGELGYELYLPAEKAVETWEALIKDPRVEPVGLGARDTLRLEAGYPLYGQDLDTDHTPVEANAGFFLKKETDYIGKDGLEHTREKLLPLTIEGRRTARHHDEVYTADGSKKIGFVTSGSFCPTLGHCAALAYVKTEAENNDAFIIKTARTELPAQKTALPFYKEGTARKKV, encoded by the coding sequence GTGGAAAATCTTTCCAGCACCCCGCTCACCCAATGGCATAGAGACAACGGAGCCAAGATGGCCCCTTTTGCAGGATTCGACATGCCGGTCCAGTACAAAGGCATTATGGTCGAACACAAACACACACGCTCCAAGGCCGGGATTTTCGACATCAGCCACATGGGGGAATTCAGGCTCTCGGGACAGGGCGCACGCAACGCGCTCAACAAGATCGTCACCCACGACCTGGAAACTCTTGCTCCAGGAAAATGCCGATACGGATTCATGCTCAACAAATCCGGAGGCATATTGGACGACCTGATCATCTACTGCCTTGCCGAGGACAGCTACATGCTGGTGGTCAACGGAGCATGCAGGGAAAACGATTTCAACTGGATTTCCAAACACCTTCCCGGAGACCTGACCTTTGACGACGTCAGCGACGGCATCGCAAAGATAGATGTGCAAGGCCCCGAAAGCCTCGACGTTTTGAACGACGTCATGGGAAGGGATAACAACCACCTCAAATATTTTAACTTCGAAGAGACCGAATGGAACGGTTTCCAGCTCATCGTCAGCAGGACCGGCTATACGGGCGAGCTGGGCTATGAACTGTACCTCCCGGCGGAAAAAGCCGTGGAAACATGGGAAGCGCTTATCAAGGATCCCCGTGTGGAGCCGGTGGGACTGGGCGCACGGGACACGCTTCGCCTTGAAGCGGGCTATCCGCTGTACGGACAGGACCTGGACACGGACCACACCCCGGTTGAAGCCAACGCAGGCTTTTTCCTGAAAAAGGAGACCGACTACATCGGCAAGGACGGCTTGGAGCACACAAGGGAAAAGCTGCTTCCGCTCACCATTGAGGGAAGGCGGACCGCACGCCATCATGACGAAGTCTATACGGCGGACGGCAGCAAGAAAATCGGATTCGTCACCAGCGGTTCATTCTGCCCGACCCTTGGCCACTGTGCGGCTCTGGCCTATGTGAAGACCGAGGCTGAAAACAACGACGCTTTCATCATCAAAACGGCACGCACCGAACTCCCGGCCCAAAAGACAGCACTGCCTTTTTACAAGGAAGGCACTGCTCGCAAAAAAGTCTGA
- a CDS encoding DUF6485 family protein, producing the protein MKKKDQCPRAKINEQFCNCTYPCDRHGLCCECLHYHRQRNELPACYFTAEEEKMYNRSIEFFIQRRSEK; encoded by the coding sequence ATGAAGAAAAAGGACCAGTGCCCGCGGGCCAAGATAAACGAACAGTTTTGCAACTGTACATACCCTTGTGACCGTCATGGTTTGTGTTGTGAGTGTCTGCACTACCATAGGCAGCGAAACGAGTTGCCCGCATGCTATTTTACGGCAGAGGAAGAAAAGATGTATAACCGCAGCATCGAATTTTTCATTCAACGTCGATCCGAAAAATAG
- a CDS encoding inositol monophosphatase family protein, producing the protein MEFEASFLDQVVQAVCEAGRIIVQNNDKPRSIRYKGRNDLVTDTDIAVEEDLKARLSRLLPESSFLAEETSGSAFLGDLTWVIDPVDGTTNFAHGLPMVATSVGLWSKGQIVLGVVNLPLLGEVFSAALGKGAWMNGESIRVSETRDLDQALIATGFPYAIEENIDEVLAQLRAVLPATRGVRRPGAAALDLAYVACGRYDGFYERGLNSWDTSAGVLLVGEAGGNVSRYDGSPYALGDADIMASNGHVHAGLQELVARGVS; encoded by the coding sequence ATGGAATTTGAAGCATCGTTTCTTGACCAGGTGGTGCAGGCTGTTTGTGAAGCAGGGCGGATCATTGTGCAAAACAATGATAAGCCGAGGTCGATACGTTATAAGGGACGCAACGATCTCGTCACGGATACGGACATTGCCGTGGAGGAGGATCTGAAGGCTCGTCTTTCCCGGCTGTTGCCCGAATCTTCCTTTTTGGCCGAAGAGACTTCTGGCTCAGCCTTTCTTGGTGATTTGACTTGGGTTATCGATCCTGTGGACGGAACCACCAATTTTGCTCACGGGCTGCCCATGGTGGCAACCTCGGTGGGTCTCTGGAGCAAGGGGCAGATTGTGCTGGGGGTTGTGAACCTGCCGCTGCTTGGTGAAGTTTTCAGTGCTGCGTTGGGTAAAGGGGCGTGGATGAACGGAGAGTCCATTCGGGTTTCGGAAACCAGGGATTTGGATCAGGCCTTGATTGCCACGGGGTTCCCCTACGCCATAGAGGAAAATATCGATGAAGTGCTCGCGCAGCTCCGAGCTGTGCTTCCGGCCACGCGTGGCGTTCGTCGGCCTGGTGCCGCCGCACTGGACTTGGCCTATGTCGCCTGTGGGCGTTATGACGGTTTTTATGAACGGGGACTGAATTCTTGGGATACCAGTGCGGGAGTGTTGCTGGTGGGGGAGGCCGGAGGGAACGTTTCCCGTTATGACGGAAGCCCCTATGCTTTGGGGGATGCCGATATCATGGCCTCAAACGGTCATGTGCATGCTGGGCTGCAGGAGTTGGTTGCCAGAGGTGTGTCCTGA
- a CDS encoding LolA family protein — MKATFCSFFFVTLLCFSTVCTAAEGARSDLPDLIQNKYNEMKTFQADFVQELTNVASGAVDVRKGTIRFSQPSLVRWETVEPEKEILVLGKDVAWDYFADEDLVFKYRVGALLDSKTILRFLSGKANIKEDFYIKTEWDGADAVRKKWGKGYEVLQLTPKHPEPGMVQAYIGVEPDSGLLRQVMIIDFYGNGNEIMLSNVRQGVELDDGLFEFVPPEGVQVEDNTGAY; from the coding sequence ATGAAAGCCACGTTTTGTTCGTTTTTTTTCGTCACTTTGCTTTGCTTTTCCACCGTGTGCACAGCTGCGGAAGGCGCTCGTTCCGACCTTCCTGATCTCATTCAGAATAAATACAACGAGATGAAGACGTTCCAGGCCGATTTCGTGCAGGAATTGACCAACGTGGCCAGCGGTGCCGTGGATGTGCGCAAGGGAACGATTCGGTTTAGTCAGCCTTCGCTTGTGCGGTGGGAAACCGTTGAGCCGGAAAAGGAAATCCTTGTTTTGGGAAAGGATGTTGCGTGGGATTATTTTGCGGACGAGGATCTTGTCTTCAAGTACCGGGTGGGTGCTTTGCTTGATTCCAAGACCATTCTGCGGTTTCTTTCCGGCAAGGCGAACATCAAGGAAGATTTTTACATCAAGACCGAGTGGGACGGTGCGGACGCCGTGCGCAAAAAATGGGGCAAGGGATACGAAGTTTTGCAGCTTACCCCCAAGCATCCGGAGCCGGGCATGGTGCAGGCGTATATCGGCGTCGAGCCGGATTCCGGGCTTTTGCGGCAGGTCATGATCATTGATTTCTACGGCAACGGCAACGAGATCATGCTTTCCAACGTCCGTCAGGGAGTTGAGCTTGATGACGGGCTTTTCGAGTTCGTTCCGCCCGAGGGAGTGCAGGTCGAGGATAATACCGGCGCGTATTAG
- the tpiA gene encoding triose-phosphate isomerase yields the protein MKKLMAANWKMYKTRAEAEQTAKELVRLVGSLPEDREVLVFPPFTSIDVVTSVFEGHAGFFVGGQDFYTEQEGAFTGEIAPSMLVDCGARYGLAGHSERRHVLGETDVFVGDKTAFGLASGLKVVLCVGELLEERKADKVQEVLSRQIRAGLKGVPHDVDPASLAVAYEPVWAIGTGEVAGSDEIKDAHAICRNELIELFGDKGNDIRILYGGSVKPDNCSGIISLDNVDGVLVGGASLQGESFSKIVLA from the coding sequence ATGAAGAAATTAATGGCAGCCAACTGGAAAATGTACAAAACAAGGGCTGAAGCCGAACAGACGGCCAAAGAGCTTGTTCGTCTTGTCGGTTCACTTCCTGAAGATCGTGAAGTTCTTGTTTTTCCTCCGTTTACATCGATCGATGTCGTGACCTCGGTTTTTGAGGGGCATGCCGGATTTTTTGTGGGCGGACAGGATTTCTATACCGAGCAGGAGGGGGCATTTACCGGAGAAATAGCACCGTCCATGCTTGTTGATTGCGGTGCACGGTACGGCTTGGCAGGGCATTCCGAGCGTCGCCACGTGTTGGGGGAAACTGATGTATTTGTTGGAGATAAGACCGCATTTGGCCTTGCTTCTGGCCTCAAGGTGGTTTTGTGCGTCGGAGAACTGCTCGAAGAGCGTAAGGCTGACAAGGTCCAAGAAGTGTTGTCCCGTCAGATTCGGGCTGGCCTCAAGGGCGTGCCTCATGACGTTGATCCCGCCTCTTTGGCTGTGGCTTACGAACCTGTCTGGGCCATTGGCACAGGAGAAGTGGCTGGTTCTGATGAGATCAAGGATGCCCATGCAATATGCCGAAATGAACTGATTGAGCTGTTTGGTGATAAGGGTAATGATATCAGGATATTGTATGGAGGAAGTGTGAAGCCTGACAATTGCTCCGGGATTATTTCCCTTGACAATGTCGACGGTGTGTTGGTAGGAGGCGCGAGCTTACAGGGCGAAAGTTTCAGCAAGATCGTTCTGGCTTGA
- a CDS encoding phosphoglycerate kinase: MKSIDQLDIAGKKLLFRVDYNVPLDGDIITDDNRIRASIPTLRYALDNDAAVIVCAHLGKPKGKVCPELSLAPVARRLGELLGVSVALAPDCIGPEVVSLAAELQGGQVLMLENLRFHAQEQGKTKADRGDFGKQLAELADVYVNDAFGVAHRANASVVDIPEYAPDCCAGFLLKKEWEYLGEALKNPGRPYVAVSGGAKVSSKLGVLNNLLGKVDHIIIGGAMANTFVAAQGHGVGNSLYEKDLMEEAVAIMEKAESIGSKLHLPVDFVYADSIESDSASGMCTASAIPDDAVLLDIGPESIKAFCKVIDSAKTVMWNGPMGFFEKEAFAEGSLALCRAMAAKDDALTIVGGGDTDAVVHRASLEDRFSFISTGGGSFLEFIEGKELPAFTALKECLKK; the protein is encoded by the coding sequence ATGAAATCTATTGATCAGCTTGATATTGCAGGAAAGAAGCTGCTTTTCCGGGTTGATTATAACGTACCTCTTGATGGCGATATCATTACTGATGACAACAGGATTCGCGCCAGCATTCCCACCTTGCGGTATGCGTTGGATAACGATGCGGCAGTCATTGTGTGTGCCCACCTGGGCAAGCCCAAGGGCAAGGTTTGTCCGGAATTGTCGTTGGCTCCGGTTGCCAGAAGGTTGGGCGAGTTGTTGGGGGTGTCCGTAGCTCTTGCTCCGGACTGCATAGGTCCGGAGGTGGTCAGCCTTGCCGCAGAATTGCAGGGCGGTCAGGTCCTGATGCTTGAAAATTTGCGTTTTCATGCTCAAGAACAGGGAAAAACCAAGGCTGACAGAGGGGATTTCGGAAAACAATTGGCTGAACTGGCTGATGTTTACGTGAATGACGCCTTCGGGGTGGCTCACCGCGCCAATGCATCGGTTGTGGATATCCCGGAATACGCCCCTGATTGCTGTGCCGGCTTTTTGCTGAAGAAGGAATGGGAGTATTTGGGCGAAGCGCTCAAGAATCCCGGTCGCCCTTATGTGGCCGTTTCCGGTGGAGCCAAGGTGTCCAGCAAGCTTGGAGTTTTGAACAATTTGTTGGGCAAGGTTGATCACATCATTATCGGTGGAGCCATGGCCAATACATTCGTGGCAGCCCAAGGGCATGGGGTCGGCAATTCTTTGTATGAAAAAGACCTGATGGAAGAGGCTGTAGCCATTATGGAAAAAGCGGAAAGCATTGGGTCCAAGCTGCATCTCCCTGTGGATTTCGTCTATGCCGACAGCATTGAGTCCGACAGTGCTTCCGGTATGTGTACGGCATCGGCCATACCAGACGATGCCGTGTTGCTGGACATAGGCCCTGAAAGCATCAAGGCTTTTTGCAAAGTGATTGATTCCGCCAAGACCGTTATGTGGAACGGTCCTATGGGCTTTTTCGAGAAAGAGGCCTTTGCCGAAGGTTCGCTGGCATTGTGTCGGGCCATGGCCGCCAAGGATGATGCCTTGACCATTGTGGGAGGGGGTGACACGGACGCAGTAGTGCATCGGGCGTCTCTTGAAGATCGGTTCAGTTTCATTTCCACGGGAGGCGGTTCTTTTCTCGAGTTTATCGAAGGCAAGGAGCTTCCGGCCTTCACTGCCTTAAAGGAGTGCTTGAAAAAATGA
- the rimI gene encoding ribosomal protein S18-alanine N-acetyltransferase, with translation MEIERACFAYHWTEEQFLLGLERGAYFIVGWRCHGVLVAYLAFSMIADEMEILNLAVLPEFRRRGIARRLLDAVLHISRRRGMKKGFLDVKESNIPAISLYEDYGFVQVGRRKRYYPDTKEDALLYALDFD, from the coding sequence ATGGAGATTGAGCGGGCCTGCTTTGCCTACCATTGGACCGAGGAGCAATTTTTGCTTGGTCTTGAGCGCGGAGCCTATTTCATTGTAGGGTGGCGATGTCATGGTGTGCTTGTAGCTTATCTGGCTTTCTCCATGATTGCGGATGAAATGGAAATCTTGAACCTTGCGGTGTTGCCGGAATTCAGACGCAGAGGCATTGCCAGGCGTTTATTGGATGCTGTTCTGCATATCAGCCGTCGAAGAGGAATGAAAAAGGGCTTTCTTGACGTCAAGGAGAGCAACATTCCGGCAATTTCCCTGTACGAGGATTACGGTTTTGTGCAGGTAGGCAGGCGAAAGCGCTATTATCCGGATACCAAGGAAGACGCATTGCTATATGCTCTCGATTTTGATTGA
- the yedF gene encoding sulfurtransferase-like selenium metabolism protein YedF yields MSEVTLQCQGLPCPQPVLQCKRTVEESAPETIVVHVDNDPARENTSRYLTSAGYTVTSAPDGNEFVVTAQKKQGANKPAQSPAAPVQNASSTGEYPVCVFITADEMGTGDSELGQKLMLNFLATLPELGEKLWRIILVNGAVHLAVEGSPALEQLQKMESDGVSILVCGTCLEFFGILSQKRVGETTNMLDVVTSLELADKVIRI; encoded by the coding sequence ATGTCTGAAGTCACACTCCAATGCCAAGGACTCCCCTGCCCCCAGCCCGTTCTGCAATGCAAAAGGACCGTGGAAGAATCCGCACCGGAAACAATCGTCGTTCATGTTGACAACGATCCGGCTCGGGAAAACACCAGCCGTTACCTGACGTCTGCGGGTTACACTGTCACGTCCGCGCCTGACGGCAATGAATTCGTGGTCACCGCCCAAAAAAAACAGGGGGCCAACAAGCCCGCACAATCCCCTGCCGCACCGGTACAAAACGCAAGCAGCACGGGCGAGTATCCGGTATGCGTTTTCATCACCGCAGACGAAATGGGAACCGGAGACAGTGAACTTGGCCAAAAGCTGATGCTGAATTTTCTTGCCACCCTTCCGGAGCTGGGAGAAAAACTCTGGCGCATCATACTGGTGAACGGAGCCGTGCACCTTGCCGTGGAAGGAAGTCCGGCTCTTGAGCAGCTGCAAAAAATGGAAAGTGACGGCGTTTCCATTCTCGTATGCGGAACTTGTCTTGAATTCTTCGGCATTCTCAGTCAAAAACGTGTTGGCGAAACAACCAACATGCTTGACGTGGTCACAAGCCTCGAACTGGCAGACAAAGTAATACGCATATGA
- a CDS encoding NUDIX hydrolase codes for MKQGKPTEKPETEASPLLEVMDRANRPIAAVSVEEAHRQLLPHRSIQVLVYNSENKLFLQKRSDKKNIYPGRWDVSVRGHVHVGESALEAATRELWEVLRLKVDRLQLIKELVACPDTGHEFVSVFMASRIAQCPTPNPKKVQDGYYYSNEELTCLIKEFRELLTPGLVTLWEAGLTNIL; via the coding sequence ATGAAACAAGGCAAACCAACGGAAAAACCAGAAACGGAAGCTTCGCCCCTGCTCGAAGTCATGGACCGAGCCAACAGGCCTATTGCTGCCGTTTCCGTGGAGGAGGCGCACAGACAGCTTTTGCCACACCGTTCAATTCAAGTACTTGTATACAATTCGGAAAATAAACTTTTTCTGCAAAAAAGAAGTGATAAAAAAAACATCTATCCGGGTCGATGGGATGTTTCCGTACGGGGCCATGTCCATGTCGGGGAGTCAGCCCTTGAGGCAGCCACGCGTGAATTGTGGGAAGTGCTCCGCCTGAAGGTGGACCGCCTGCAACTGATCAAGGAACTCGTAGCATGCCCTGATACCGGACATGAATTCGTTTCAGTATTCATGGCATCGCGCATTGCGCAATGCCCCACGCCAAACCCCAAAAAAGTGCAGGACGGTTATTACTATTCCAACGAGGAACTAACCTGTCTCATCAAGGAGTTTCGAGAATTATTGACCCCTGGGCTTGTCACCTTATGGGAAGCTGGACTGACAAACATCCTCTGA
- a CDS encoding pseudouridine synthase — MDNDKKTIRLNKFLAQCGVASRRGADTMVFDGRVAINDIPAESPGEQVDPAQDTVLLDGKPVQQPRNSGNQVTIMMNKPTQVVTTVKDPQGRKTVMALLPREYRTARLFPVGRLDFFSEGLLLLTTDGELCHRLTHPKWHQPKIYLVTVRGTVSSRAVSVMEQGMKLAEGETLAPVKIRLTPPRAGTQQIEMTLNQGVNRQIRRMFRDLDMTILRLKRIRQGSLSLGTLKPGQCRTLDEKELNDLKESVGLVP, encoded by the coding sequence ATGGACAACGATAAAAAAACGATACGTCTCAACAAATTCCTGGCCCAATGCGGCGTGGCCTCCCGCCGGGGTGCGGACACGATGGTCTTTGACGGCCGGGTTGCAATCAACGACATCCCGGCAGAATCACCGGGGGAACAGGTCGATCCCGCACAAGACACCGTGCTGCTGGACGGAAAACCGGTCCAACAGCCGCGTAATTCCGGCAATCAGGTCACAATCATGATGAACAAGCCCACACAGGTTGTGACCACGGTCAAAGACCCGCAAGGAAGGAAAACCGTTATGGCTTTGCTGCCGCGCGAATACCGCACGGCGCGCCTGTTCCCGGTGGGACGGCTGGATTTCTTTTCCGAAGGGCTGCTCTTGCTGACCACGGACGGCGAACTTTGCCACCGGCTGACGCACCCCAAATGGCACCAACCGAAAATCTATCTGGTAACGGTGCGGGGCACGGTCTCTTCCCGGGCCGTCAGCGTCATGGAACAAGGCATGAAGCTGGCCGAGGGGGAAACCCTGGCCCCGGTCAAAATTCGCCTCACCCCGCCACGAGCGGGAACACAACAGATTGAAATGACATTGAATCAGGGCGTGAACCGCCAGATTAGACGTATGTTCCGGGACTTGGACATGACAATCCTGCGGCTCAAGCGCATACGGCAAGGCTCTCTTTCGCTGGGCACACTGAAGCCCGGCCAGTGCCGCACGCTGGATGAAAAGGAACTGAACGACTTGAAAGAATCTGTGGGACTTGTGCCCTAA
- a CDS encoding FUSC family protein — protein sequence MFLTRNKLKRMTFLNPETNSAHIRHGVKTGLAAMLAYALANLLTLNYGYWAALSAVIVMQVNVADSIRMCWYRFSGTAVGAVIGIVSILAFPETPAMTMAALFCSVAFCAYMTRFNIRYRMAAITVTIVVLASIGQPDRVLFGLLRVLEIGVGVISAFLVSILLWPMRAGTALKQRLENHFKTGAILYHDLLEAFLSLQKGVPDDLLESFNASIASDKELFRKVRSHEQLLYHEDMTLLSRKMQTLEKCSEHLRSMLHTLNNVEGKGYEILMEQELKTLAAVTMEAMQAVGQGECPDAVQLKIALEQTENVLKKLRKEGVTQRFYLQKLIQFFAFYHGIHSMAHEMLFYAHACKNRHAVTH from the coding sequence GTGTTTTTAACCCGCAACAAATTGAAGCGCATGACATTCCTCAACCCGGAAACAAATTCCGCCCACATTCGCCACGGCGTAAAAACCGGCCTGGCAGCCATGTTGGCCTATGCACTGGCCAATCTCTTGACACTGAACTACGGATACTGGGCCGCACTTTCGGCTGTCATTGTCATGCAGGTTAATGTTGCCGACTCCATCCGCATGTGCTGGTATCGCTTTTCCGGTACTGCGGTCGGCGCCGTCATCGGCATAGTCAGCATTCTCGCCTTTCCCGAAACACCGGCCATGACCATGGCCGCCCTGTTCTGTTCCGTGGCTTTCTGCGCCTACATGACACGATTCAATATCCGCTACCGCATGGCAGCCATCACGGTAACCATTGTCGTACTTGCCAGCATAGGACAACCGGACAGGGTCCTTTTCGGACTATTGCGGGTTCTCGAAATCGGTGTCGGCGTCATCAGCGCTTTTCTGGTCAGCATCCTGCTGTGGCCCATGCGTGCCGGAACAGCGCTCAAACAACGGCTGGAAAACCATTTCAAAACAGGCGCCATCCTTTATCATGATCTTCTGGAAGCATTTCTTTCCCTGCAAAAAGGAGTTCCAGATGACCTGTTGGAATCATTCAACGCGTCCATCGCAAGTGACAAGGAACTTTTTCGCAAGGTTCGCAGCCACGAACAGCTCCTCTACCACGAAGACATGACCCTTCTCAGCCGCAAAATGCAGACTCTTGAAAAATGTTCGGAACACTTGCGCAGCATGTTGCACACCCTGAATAATGTAGAAGGCAAAGGGTACGAAATCCTGATGGAGCAGGAACTGAAAACCCTGGCAGCCGTTACCATGGAAGCCATGCAGGCTGTGGGACAAGGCGAATGCCCGGATGCGGTGCAATTAAAAATAGCCCTTGAACAAACGGAAAATGTACTCAAGAAACTACGCAAGGAAGGCGTAACGCAAAGATTCTACTTGCAAAAACTTATTCAATTTTTTGCTTTCTACCATGGGATTCATTCCATGGCACACGAAATGCTTTTTTATGCCCATGCCTGCAAAAACAGACACGCTGTCACTCACTGA
- a CDS encoding lysophospholipid acyltransferase family protein — protein sequence MKIPIDILKFSSLFTHVFKAWVASIRFEDQGGYATIRELIEAGKPVVLCLWHEELFALTGYGYREGCRAVTVVSQSKDGELLSNVLERLGYATARGSSSRGGVRALLQAKRIMEREGRAAVFTVDGPRGPRQQPKDGPVFLAHRAEAYIIPIRAIPSKKFIFEKAWDRFQAPWPFCTCRVHVGEPYMVMHDKLTDEVLAMERERLREALMGLGPEVSE from the coding sequence ATGAAAATTCCTATTGATATTCTCAAATTCAGTTCCTTGTTCACCCATGTGTTCAAGGCGTGGGTCGCATCCATCCGTTTTGAGGATCAGGGCGGGTACGCAACGATTAGGGAATTGATCGAAGCGGGAAAACCTGTTGTCCTGTGCCTCTGGCATGAGGAGCTTTTCGCCCTGACCGGCTATGGATACCGTGAAGGATGCAGGGCCGTGACCGTCGTAAGCCAGAGCAAGGACGGCGAACTTCTGTCTAACGTCTTGGAACGGCTTGGCTATGCCACTGCGCGCGGCTCAAGTTCGCGCGGCGGCGTGCGTGCCCTGTTGCAGGCCAAGCGCATCATGGAGCGGGAGGGGCGGGCCGCTGTTTTTACTGTGGACGGTCCCCGTGGCCCACGGCAACAGCCCAAGGATGGCCCTGTTTTTCTTGCTCATCGGGCCGAGGCATATATTATTCCTATACGTGCCATTCCGTCGAAGAAATTCATATTTGAAAAGGCATGGGATCGTTTTCAGGCTCCATGGCCTTTTTGCACATGTCGAGTTCATGTCGGTGAACCTTACATGGTCATGCATGATAAATTAACAGATGAAGTTTTGGCTATGGAGCGCGAGCGTCTGCGTGAGGCCTTGATGGGTTTGGGACCGGAGGTCAGTGAGTGA